The genomic window agcgcaacaaccccagtcacctttgactggacttaaccgtccaggggtcctttatcttttacctacCTATGCACCCCTTTTATTATTCcattaggacaggcataggcaaacttggccctccagctgttttgggactacaactcccaccatccctagctaacaggactagtggtcagggatgataggaattgcagtcccaaaacacttggagggccgagtttgcctatgcctgcattaggaCTTACTTATCAGGTGTCATTGTGTTGACGTATCTTTATATGTGCGCTATTAATATGAACATCAGGCTTGCTTTTTCCACAGGGTGACCGCAACTCCATAGGGTACAGATTTCCAAAAACCTTCATCCATAAACATCTGGATGGGAAGTTTCATTCTACTCACTGATTCCAAAAGTCACTGGGTAGCATCTGATATTATTCTGCAAATAggagaaccttctgcatgaacATAAGTTCCTTCCGCTCGCAAAGCAAGCATGTTGGATGCTACTCACTGACTCTCATATAGCAAGCATCCTGTCATGTGTTCTTCCTATCACCTACTTCTGACAACCCTGTCTCTGATTCTCCAAAGGCTTTAATATACCCAGGATACAGAAACGTAGAGTAGCCTGGATTTAACAACGCATTATTCAAAGAATGCCCATAGCATCAGTAGGTCATCAAAGTCTTACTTGTATGCCTTGCTAGGTTTTATTGGGGTGGCTTCAAATCCAATGGGGCAAAAATAATGATTTTGGCAATGATAAATGTAGGCCACAGATTCATCTCGCAGTCCCTCTGTTAGTTTGGTCAAAGCCCCCGAAGCTACAAATTAAAACAAGATAAAAGTCACTGGTAATTTGGATTTAGTCTGCAATGAGAGGAAATGTCATAGAAGATTTAACCCCTATGTGGAATTCTTTATTTTGTGCTCTGTAAATGGCAAAACACGCAGGGGCTTCAGAGGCATGCAAAACATGCATTACAAAAGCCATAGCTTCTAAATACTCTCAGTTTATTAAAACAGATTGAAATGTACTAGTCAAAAAAAGGCACCTGTATCAAAatacgttttttaaaaacaaaaacccgctTCAACATttctttgggttttgtttttgcagtcgagtggtgtataaattttattacataaataaataaatgaatgaaaccaGCCTCCGCTAACATGGCGGTCTCCACatagtttggactacaactccaatcattccTGACCTTTGGTCATGCTAGatagagctggaatccaacaacatttggaaggttgTATTAAATTTGTGTCCTGCCAGAAAGGTTCTGTGTTGCCTCTAGAAGCAGCTGAGGTGATCTGAAGTTTTATGTCAACTGCAGTTTCGTTTCATTTTTAAGCGACCCTTTCTCCTGTAGGAACCCAGGGTAATGAACAAAATGGGGCActaccagtcagatgggcaggtggcatataaataataattattattattctaggaggagattcagatgaggCTCTCTCTTCTCTATTTTGTTTTCAACTGGCATGCTGTCCAAGTCCCCTCCACAAGGAAGTTTTCTGGCAAAGTTCGAGAATGCATGCTACAAAATAgcattgttctttttaaaaataaaataaaaaattctgtaCTGAGTTCAATGTAGATGTTATacagaaatgttttaataaataatgCAACTGCTAAGATATGTTTTAATAAACATAGTGGCTATATATTCTGGTTCTCTTTTCCCTTCTGTCATTTTCTATTGTTCTGTCTGACAACTCATCTTAATAAAATTAGTTACTTACCAGTCTCCCCAGCTGTCTTATACTTCCCGTGAGGTTTATAGAGAAAATATGAGCATCCTTTTACATGGAAATGGTCGTTAATTTGTCTGAACCACCTGAAGAGCACAAAGTGGAaaaacatagtacagtggtaccttgggttaagtacttaattcgttccggaggtccgttcttaacctgaaactgttcttaacctgaagcaccactttagctaatggggcctcctgctgctgccgcgccgccggagcacgatttctgttctcatcctgaagcaaagttcttaacctgaagcactatttctgggttagcagagtctgtaacctgaagtgtatgtaacctgaagcgtatgtaacctgaggtaccactgtactcttaaaaGACAACACCTCTGGTCCATCATAGCCCCAGAAAACGATTCCCTCTGCCCCACTTTATTTCTCCTTTAAATGCTATGAACATCATACGAAATGGCTATGTGTTCACAACATGCCCCGATTAAGCATGTAGCAAAATGATTCTATGCATTGTCaaataagtgtgcacaggattacaGCCTCTCCTTCCCCAGTGCTTTCTGCTTATTTCACTTCACTGCACTGTAAGAGCAGGTCTTACAGGCTAAGTTGCTTCACATGCCCTTCTCCTCTGAACCTAAGGGCTGGTCAGTCACATGCCAGAAGCATCATTAACACAACAAAgcatcagttacagataggtagccgtgttggtctgccatagtcaaaacaaaaaatttttttccttccagtagcaccttaaagaccaactaagttagttcttggtatgagctttcgtgtgcatgcacacttcttcagatacacacttcttcagatgcacacttcttcagatacgtgtatctgaagaaggtgcatgcacacgaaagctcataccaagaactaacttagttggtctttcaggtgctactggaaggaaaaaaaaatttttgttttgacaacaAAGCATGTTAGTGCATTTCTGCATAAATGTTACCTGCACGTTTTTAAAGCTTTGTACATATTTATGGACCACAATTTGTCAATTAAGACTTTATCCACTGTTCGGGTCTccttggaagcaagccccactgaactcaatggtgtTTACACCAAGGGAAGTGAGTAGATTGCAGCCCTAGCGAAGTTCTATAGATTATTAATAACTGAATGCCATTtaagatactttttttaaaaaagatgcacgTGTAACCCTGTAGAATAGTGCAAGGTATAGCAAGAACAGCTTTACCTCATTAATGTTGTATTTCCAGTAAATGGCCCAAATCTAATTTCTTCGAAAGGAGGTTGAAATCCCAATATATGCAAAGCCTCTTCTTGAGTAATAGGAGGTAAGCTGGTTAAAAATAAGATGAGAATGTAAGGAATTACCACTTTAAAAAGCAAGGATTAGGCTATTTCTTTAGAACACTGACTAGGATGTAAGTCCCACTAAATCCAGTAGGACTTACCCCGAAATGAAAATAGTTAAATAGCTCCATCGAGTGACTTACTTTCCAGCTCCCATTGTGCTATAGAGGAAATTCCAGCAAGAGACTAATGAGGAAATCCCACATGAAGTCTTATATTGAGGGCGACTTATACAATACCTTTAAAAGAACACATTGCTTAAGTTTAGGCAGCCATGTCAAGACGTAAAGGAAAACAATGTATTTCACTTTTGACAAATTAATAGATACATATATTCAGTCACAGAATTTGCTTCGCAACTGAATAGCTGGCTCTGCTCAAGAAAACCATTATCTCAGCACTCTCTCACTCCATGCGTTGCATCCACCTAAGTAGTTCCACAAGCATACAAAATCCTCTCCCTCTACCTGCacacccctaaatctgctctgaagggatGGGGGACCCCCAAAATTTATGTAGAGGATGTACTAGGAGCCAGAGGTGATCGCACCAGAAGAACTGTTTGGTTGGAAAACGCCCTTATAGTTATCTTAAGTAATGCAGAGATGTACCTAGAAGTACTTCACTAGAGCTTAATAGCCAACAGGACAGCAAAAAAGGAAACAGATATATAGGTTCCCGAACAGGATTCCACTTATTATTTCAAGGCAGAtgtattgctgtatttttatttttattactgctgGAGACAGACCTATCACGTTGAAATACTGATGGAAACTTCATCCATTTTAGAGGTTGGGGGGAAACCTGGGGCCTTTACTGTCAACACATATGCTCCAGATCCAAAGAAGTAATCTGAAATATTCTCAGCCAGCATTTCACACTTAAAACATTCAGGGCTGTTGTTATTCTTGCTGCTTTGAGGAGGCAAGACACCTGTCTATGATAGAGTGCAGAGCTACACACAAACTTGTAATGGAGCCACAACAAAGTAGCCTTATAATCATAGATTCCTAGAAATGTAAGgtgggaagggaccatgagggttatGTTGGTTTAATGCTTCCGGAAACAAAAAACACTCCTGTGATTTGAATAATCTCACCATAAACAGAGCTGTACCcaacatggatttttaaaatattcatctttacactttcaaaataaaaaaaataaaaaatagcttttGAAAACTACCATCTTCGGAGATCTAACACTTTCCGTTGTTTTATTTCTTCAAGAGCATAATGTTGCGGACATTCTCTGTATTGTTTACTCTTCTTTTCTACAGACATCTTCTTGGTTCCTTGCTTCTTTATGTTGCCTGTCAAATAAGTTTAATCATTATTCTTCAGTTAGACAAAACATTATACATGAGCTTATTCCGAAGGCAGgtaaggatataaatttaataataaacttTAAAAGTCAGTTTTCCGAAagaattgcaaaaagaaaaaagcaatctACAATTGGGAAATTTTTCTATGTGGTCATGCTGAACTCCAAATTAAAACCAAAATATGAAGTGTGGACTGTGTAAGTGTACATAGCTTggtttcatttgcttaatttacaCTGTGCACAAGTTAGATTTGGACTATTTTGACAAGGGAAAGAGATATGGTTTTggcgcaggcatggccaaacttggccctccagctgttttgggactacaactcccatcatccctagctaacaggaccagtggtcagggatggtgggaattgtagtcccaaaaacagctggaggtccaagtttggggatgcctggtttagggtATAGGAGACATACACAGAAAGCAAAACATGAATTGGAAGACAGGCTGCTCaggaaaagcattttggttcctgaaattcattccaattatgcagataaaatataactgatggaattctacaggattagtgtgtgaaaacagtcctgatccaatgatccccaggcatgcacctccagagggTGGAGGTGTCAGGTGAGCTATCCtggcgcccaggcatcttcacttggtcgcaagcgGGCCGATAGCCAGgtacaaaatgcgcctggctaatttttAGCATTGCCTGGATTCTGGTGCAGTGAAGGGGAATCTTCCCCTGCCCCATCTTCAATTCTTACCAGTGGGAGTACCAGGGCTGTGAATACAGCTGGGACTACAGCACTCCAACCAGTGCCAGCCAGGAGTTTATATTACAACCTAAGTATATTTGTCAGGAGTTGCTTTCCatttattaagataaaaacaccaccaccaccgaacGTTCCATCAAAATAATTGTATATACCTGCTCGATTCTTCAGCTCTGGGGACGTATCACTGAATTCAGACTTATCAATTTCCCACGCCAATGGGAGCTTTCCAAGGCTACTGGACAAACTTTCCAAGTGAGTATCTTCATTGTAAACTATGTCTGATGCGCCAGTCCGAATGCCAATGAAGCCAGGCGAATTGTTCCTAACATTTAAGGCAGTGTTGTCTTGTAGGCAGGCACTAACTGTAGCACTTGGGCTTTTGTGAGCGGATGTTACCTGGTTTAAGAAAGCATAGTCTGAGCAGATAGTGTAAAACTTTTCTCGGGTGTGAGTGACGGGGCATCCCCACGGATAATGCCTGTCCCCACTAGATCCAAGAGAGGCAACAGAGGCACCGGCAGCACAGAACGGTTTTACAGTACCATGAAGATTCACTTCTGAAGCTGTTCTTCCAGGTCCATGCTCGTTTTCTCCAGAACCACTCTCTAGCTGAGAGTCTGCAATGTTAGGCATTGAATGAATATACAAAGCTTTTCCAAGGTAATAAAAGGACAGTGAGCCGGGGGCTCCTTTCCAACTCAGACGCTGCCTACATCGCTTCCTCCAGATTTACGAGATAATTTCAAATTGTCTGAAATAAAGAAGAGAGCATGTTATGttttcagataataataataataagtatgcCAGAATTCTTCGCAGCAAAACTTGGGGCTGGTACACAATTTATTTTCTCCATTTACCTGCCCaagcatgggacacgggtggcgctgtgggttaaaccacagtgcctaggacttgccgatcagaaggtcagcagttcgaatccccatgacggggtgagctcccattgctcagtcccagctcctgcccacctagcagttcgaaagcacgtcaaagtgcaagtagataaacaggtaccactccagcgggaaggtaaatggcgtttccgtgcgctgctctgattcggcagaagcagcttagtcatgctggccacatgacccggaagctgtatgccggctccctcggccaataaagcgagatgagcgctgcaaccccagagtcggtcacaactggacctaatggtcaggggttcctttacctttaccttacctgcccAAGCCACCTTATTATATCCGTCTTTGAGGAAGAAACCACAACTTGAAGGGGGAGGCCTACATTTAGGAAACTATTACAACAAATCCACGTAATGCTGCGCACCTACACTCCCTGAGCGTGTCAGGAGGGTTTgtgttgtgcgtgtgtgtgaaaTTATTAGAACTAGACAAAGGTTCCTAGACAGTAAGTGAACACAATCCCTGAAGCCAAAGGATGCTCATTTCCAGGGGGCCAAAGGCAAAGGCTTGCAACCGACTGCATAGTCCCCCACAGCACCTAGACTTCCAAGGCtcaactgcctctgaacatggaggctctAACTCGCTTACCATGGCTAACGAGAAAGCCATTGGCAATCATAAATGACTTCATAACTGGACATATTCAGGCTGACACACGCAGGGAAAAGGAAAATAATTAGAGCACCTCATTTGAAATCCTACGGAAAGTTAGGTGAGGCATTGACACCAACAGCAATCGCTAAGAACGCCGCTGTTCTCTTAATGGTTCATATACCAACTAAAACGCAATTAGATGTtcataaaaaaaatgaattgtaaGAACTGGACGGAAAACATGGATCAAGGAGCACGGGAAACCACTTTGATTAAATTGCATAAATTTTGGAAATGATAATTATTTTTATATCAGTTGGAATCTGTATGTAATTGGCAACACTGTGGTAATATTGggtaaatattgggaaattatatatatattaaaattacatatacatatatatatgaatgaaagacATTGGCAGGCCTAGTGTCCTCCACCCAACTGCTTTCCCCAACGTGGCAAAAAATAAGAATAGGGGGTCGGTTGCCTtgtttgcttctccccccccaaaaaatgtttccccttttttctGGCCCCATTGTGAGTCCACCCCTGAATAAGGCGCAACAACAGAGCCTGTACTAAACCAGCACTCGCAGCACACGCCCCGCCCCCCGGACTTTCCCCGCTTTTCTCGAGCAGAGACCCTCACTGCCCGCTCACCCCCCCTAACCCCAACCTCCGGGGGGGGTGAGTGTTCTCCTCCCCGCTGCCTCTCCTCTTTACCTGCTTGGCGGCGGCCATGACTCGCATCAGCACCAGCATCACCAACAGCGCGCGCTCTCTCCCTCTCGCGCCGCCCCCTCCGAGCTCACCTGAGAGCGCGCGCGCCAGCGGGCACGCACACATATACCCAGCTCGCGCGCAAGCCCCGCCTCCGCCCTGCAATCCTACGGGACCcgcgcgaggaggaggaggaggagggcgcgcAGCCGGAGAGGCGAAAGCTGTCTTGCAGCCCCGCCTCGCTCCTCCTCCGGAAAGAGGCCCCGGGGAAGCAACAGCATCAGCCTACAAACAGCTTGggaagggtttggaataggtaggctaacttgggaggggggggcgttgatcattttgatcatggctattttatCCGAGATAGCTTTGCTCCACTCTGTccaggtctttgttaatttgtcgtccctggtcatgttgtgcggatgcctgatgatcgtcttccatagcaactacagtggtacctcgggttaagaacttaatttgttccggaggtttgttcttaacctgaaactgttcttaacctgaagcactatttctgggttagcagagtatgtaacctgaggtaccactgtactcaattccgaacttaaaaatggaaagcgtaatgctggtggtcaacaaaagaggtttaaagagactctcaaggcaaatcttgaaaaatgtataaacactgacaactgggaaacactggcctgcgagcgctccagttggagccTTTAtcgaaggtgtcatgggctttgaagacactcaactcaggatgcaagggagaaacgtgctaagaggaaggcaaccttggcaaatccacactgtgatcagctcccgcccagaaaccaatgtccccactgtggaaggacatgtggatccagaattggcctccacagtcacttacggactcattgttaaaaccgtgtttatggaagacaatcttacttggctatgaatgATCaccaaaaaggaagaagaagaatttgttgcaattttttgtttatttgcacCCCTAGGTATCCGAACTTGGTGAGGCAGAGTTATATCTCGGTGATGTTGGCGAATTCTTtttggacaggcttcctcaacctcaacctccagatgttttgagactacaattcccatcatccctgaccactggtcctgctagctagggatcatgggagttgtaggccaaaaacatctggagggccaaggttgaggaagcctgtttttggatatggggtgttgaagcacatagcctcagattttgcaaagtttactTGTAGGCCCAAATGTGTTGCGAATGTGTCGACCACCAAGGAAACGTAACAAGTGcccaagtgacactgacacaaaatccCAACCGTACACTAAATAAAAGAACATATGCTTTCCCATAGCACCCCCCCCTCTCCcgtcccctcttttcttcccaaccctacactgcatataacaccaatgtctcacgacaaatgtaactgatctgtagaaaacaccaacctgaagaaagagacaatgcatgtgcttttgtaaacGATGAAAATctttaacaatttttttaaaaaatacaaagaatacagtggtacctcaggttacatacgcttcaggttacatacgcttcaggttacagactccgctaacccagaaatagtgcttcaggttaagaactttgcttcaggatgagaacagaaatcgtgctccggcagcgccgcggcagcaggaggccccattaactaaagtggtgcttcaggttaagaacagtttgaggttaagtacggacctccggaacgaataaagtacttaacctgaggtatcactgtattattctttttcttttttaatttaaacaaacaaatatcctCACAGCTAATCATTTCATGGTTGCCAGCAATGGcatatttcagccatcaaatgcctaggTGATTAGGttatggtttttttgaaaaaaatcctcctGAATGTTAATAACGAGGGAAGcgtagaattctagagttggaagggacccccaaggggcatctagtccagcccccaggaACAGCTCACCAGgaaccatgggcgtagccagggtttTTGTTAGGAGGGGCACAACTGAAATGAtgggtcagttagttaagtatttctgttGTTTTACTTGTTCTGGGAGGAGCAGCTGCCTCCCTTGCCTACGCTCAtgacaggaacataggaaactgccatatactgaattggtccatctagctccctgacttgcagtggctctgCAAAATTTCCAGCAGGGTTCcctctcagtcctacctggagatgccagggattcaacCTGGGGTTTTCCGCATGTTTCTTGGCATCCATCTTGTCTCGAGAGGCAATGGAGTACACCTCCAGGGGCAAAGCCAAATAGCATGTtcacagcactgaagtgacctcccagggcacaagcctgggatgCCCAGACAAGACCccccttggccttgctgatgcgGCTT from Podarcis raffonei isolate rPodRaf1 chromosome 4, rPodRaf1.pri, whole genome shotgun sequence includes these protein-coding regions:
- the BIVM gene encoding basic immunoglobulin-like variable motif-containing protein isoform X2 yields the protein MPNIADSQLESGSGENEHGPGRTASEVNLHGTVKPFCAAGASVASLGSSGDRHYPWGCPVTHTREKFYTICSDYAFLNQVTSAHKSPSATVSACLQDNTALNVRNNSPGFIGIRTGASDIVYNEDTHLESLSSSLGKLPLAWEIDKSEFSDTSPELKNRAGNIKKQGTKKMSVEKKSKQYRECPQHYALEEIKQRKVLDLRRCLPPITQEEALHILGFQPPFEEIRFGPFTGNTTLMRWFRQINDHFHVKGCSYFLYKPHGKYKTAGETASGALTKLTEGLRDESVAYIYHCQNHYFCPIGFEATPIKPSKAYKGRLLQQDVEHWILIGEPSRKHPTIHCKKWADIVTDLNTQNPEYLDIRHLERGLQYRKTKKVGGNLHCIIALQRLSWQRFGPWNFPFGNARQDLQPPSQTPGIAKSESEDNISKKQHGRLGRSFSASFHQESVWKKLSHLHERRNSGFQSYTDFDGND
- the BIVM gene encoding basic immunoglobulin-like variable motif-containing protein isoform X1; its protein translation is MPNIADSQLESGSGENEHGPGRTASEVNLHGTVKPFCAAGASVASLGSSGDRHYPWGCPVTHTREKFYTICSDYAFLNQVTSAHKSPSATVSACLQDNTALNVRNNSPGFIGIRTGASDIVYNEDTHLESLSSSLGKLPLAWEIDKSEFSDTSPELKNRAGNIKKQGTKKMSVEKKSKQYRECPQHYALEEIKQRKVLDLRRWYCISRPQYKTSCGISSLVSCWNFLYSTMGAGNLPPITQEEALHILGFQPPFEEIRFGPFTGNTTLMRWFRQINDHFHVKGCSYFLYKPHGKYKTAGETASGALTKLTEGLRDESVAYIYHCQNHYFCPIGFEATPIKPSKAYKGRLLQQDVEHWILIGEPSRKHPTIHCKKWADIVTDLNTQNPEYLDIRHLERGLQYRKTKKVGGNLHCIIALQRLSWQRFGPWNFPFGNARQDLQPPSQTPGIAKSESEDNISKKQHGRLGRSFSASFHQESVWKKLSHLHERRNSGFQSYTDFDGND